In Chitinophagaceae bacterium, the genomic window CAGCAACGAGGCCGGGCCATTGGGCTTTCACTTGCTTTAATTGTAAGAATATTGTTGCTTTTTTCAATTTCATGGTTAACACATCTTACTGAGCCGGTAGCCACTTTTGGCGCATTCGCACTCAGTGCGCGGGATATTATATTGATTGCAGGAGGATTATTTCTGCTTTATAAAACCACCAGAGAAATTCATGAAAAAATTGAACACGTTGATGAACAGGAGAAGAATTTAAAAGGCAAGAACACTTTTGGGTCAGTGATTATCCAGATCATCATTATTGATGTCGTTTTCTCTGTTGATTCGATATTAACTGCGGTTGGCCTGGTGGATCATGTTTCCATCATGGTGATTGCAGTGATAGCAGCGATGGGCTTTATGCTCGTGTTTTCCAAGTGGGTGAGTGAGTTCATAAATAAACATCCAACAATAAAAATGCTCGCACTCTCTTTTCTGCTCATGATCGGTATATTGCTGGTGGCAGATGGCTTACATTATCATATTGAAAAACAATATCTCTATTTTGCGATGGCCTTTTCTTTCCTGGTAGAGTTTCTCAATATGAGGGTGCGGAAGAAGAAAAGTCCGAAGATGTGAGTGGCGAGTAGTGATTAGTGGGAAAAGTCGTTAGTCGTTAGTCCTGAGTCGATAGTAAAAAGTGATTGGTCATTCATGGCATCATCAAAACCATTTGCACATCCAGGCATCGTGCACATCGGCACATCAAATACTTCATACCTCATACTTCATACTTACTATTGGTCTTAGCCCAGGCAACGCTATACTTCCTCCAATACCAACTTACTCTTCACCTTCACCACCCAACCGAAAGGGTCGGGAACGCGACTGGTTTTTATGTCTTCGAGGTCTTGTTTTAATCTTGCTGAAAAAGTGGTTTCATCGATCGGTGGTAATTCCATCACAGCACCTTTGTAACCAATATGCGAAATGGCAGTAATGGAAGCTGCTGTCCCGGCTCCGAAAGCTTCCGTAAAAAGTCCTTTTTTGTGCGCATCCGAAAGTTCATCCAGCGAAATTTTGCGTTCCTCTACTTTTGTACCATAACTTTTTAAAAGTTCTTTCACGCTGTCCCGGGTAACGCCATCTAAAATAGTTCCATCCAGGTTTGGCGTAATAGCCACACCATCCACAACAAAAAAAACATTCATGGTTCCAATCTCCTGCGCATATTTATGTTCTATACCATCCGTCCATAAGACCTGATCGAAACCTTGCTTTTGTGCTTCCTTGAGTGGCAACATGGTAGCACCATAATTTCCCGCTGCTTTAGCGAATCCAACGCCGCCTGCAAATGCTCTTACGTAATGATCTGAAGCAATTACTTTCACCGGTTTGGAATAATAAGATCCAGCGGGAGAAGTGATGATAAGAAACTTGAAAAACTCAGTGGGCCGAATGCCGATAAAGCGGTCAGTGGCAAACATAAATGGCCGAACATATAAAGAACATCCTTGTTCTTCAGGGATCCATTCATGATCGAGACTGATCAGTTCATGTAATGCATCGTGCCAAAGTTCGCCGGGAATTTCAGCCATTCCCATACGTGCGGCGGAAGCATTAAAACGTTTGTGATTTCTTTCAGGACGGAATAATTGGGGATTGCCATAAGTATCCTTATATGCTTTCATTCCTTCAAAAATAATTTGACCATAATGCAAAGCAGATGATGCAGGGCTGAATGACAAATTTCCATAAGGAATAATTTTGCAGTCTGACCATCTTCCTTGCCTGCATTCAGCAACAAACATGTGATCACCATATAACTTGCCAAATGCAAGCTCTTTGAAATTAACGGTTCCTAAACGGCTGGTTTCAGTCCGTTCAATGTGAAATGGATATTTCATAAAAGGAGGTTTAATGGCTCAATCCAGGCGGTAGCTAAAGTCGGATTGTGCCATAAAATTAAAAAATCCTTTTTTCGTAAAGAAACTATTCCGGGAATGAATATTTTTAAGCGCGAAGAAGGAATCGCAGAGTTGGAAGGGTTTAGAAGGTTAAGTGAGCTTGAAATGTTTAGACACAGTATAAAATATTTGTCATGCAGGAAACAATATCAACAGCGTCATTGAATCAACTATTCAGGAAACCAATTTATACACCGGCAGAAACTGTTTTGTTAACATTTAAAAACCTTGATCATAAAATTGTTGAATCGCCGCTGTTGTTGTTTCTCTTTAAAAATGCTTTTAATCAGGAGATTCCTGAATCTGATTTTGAATTGCTGAGAAAAATGGCAGCCTGGCTGGGCGTTGCGAGTGACAATGCTGCCTGCCATTTATATAGCGAGCACCCGCTTTCATTCCGTGATTTATCGGTTACTCAGGGCATTGTTAACATGATTTGTTGCGGAGTTACTCCCGCTGATCTTACATTGAATATTGATTATGAAGTTAATAAGGGTATCCGGTTTATGAATTGCAATCTGCTATTTACCGTATCTTTTGCTGAGGTACAAAAGAATGAAATACTGAAGAAAGATTTTTTTAATGAAGCGGGGAAATTATTTAATCATCTCAAAGCTAAATAATGCACACGCTGATTTTCGCTACACAGAACCGGTTTAAACGTGATGAAGTGCAGGCAATGCTTGGCAATGATATCCATGTGCTTTCTCTCAGCGATCTTTATTATGAAGGAGAGCTACCTGAAACACACGAAACATTGGAAGAGAATGCATTGGAAAAAGCACAGTTTATCAGCAATAAGTTTTCGATGGATTGTTTTTCTGAAGACACCGGATTGGAGATTGATGCATTGAATGGTGAGCCGGGTGTTTATTCAGCTCGCTATGCTGGTAATGGTAAAAGTGCCACTGATAATATTGAACGGGTACTTCGAAAGATGAGCGGTGAAAAAAACCGCAAAGCAAAATTCAGAACCATAGTATGCCTTATTCTGAAAGATCAAATTCATTATTTTGAAGGAATAGTGAAAGGAATAATTTCGGAAGATATAACAGGTAATTCCGGATTCGGATATGATCCGGTTTTTATTCCGGAAGGAAGTAACAAGACTTTCGCGACGATGAGTAAGGAAGAAAAGAATAGAACCAGCCATCGCCGCATTGCTGTTGAAAGGATGAAAGAATTTCTTAAAACCCATAATCATTCAGATTCACATCCGGGCCCGTAAGAAAGTCTTCGAAGATGATAATGGCTGTTTGAATTTGTGGCACTGTTTAAAGCTGACCAAATGATATTGTGCGAATGCAACTATTCTTTCTATTTTTAAGTCAATAAATTACCATCCATGCGACTTTGGGGTAAAGATAAAATCAGCGAACAGCAATTAATCGAAGGTTGCATCACGGGCGATCGTAAAATGCATGAGGAATTTTATAAAGTTTTTGCTCCCCGCATGTTTTCGATCTGCCTGCGATATGCTGGTGATTATTGCCAGGCTGAAGACATGTTACAGGAAGGATTTATCAGGGCATATGCAAATCTTCATAAGTTCAGAAACGAAGGTTCGTTTGAGGGTTGGATGAAAAGGGTTTTTGTAAATACCGCTATTGAAGGTTACCGGAAAAACCAGGTAACCAGAAATATGATGGAAGTGGAAGACATGAAGAATGACCTGGTACAACAAGATGATTTTCATCACCTGTCAGCCAATGATTTACTCAACATGGTGCAGCGGCTGGCTCCCGGATACCGTACCATTTTTAACCTGTATGCTATTGAAGGCTATTCACACCAGGAAATTGCAGACCTGCTTTCGATAAACATTGGTACCTCTAAATCGCAGTTGGCAAGAGCGCGATACCTTTTACAAAAGATGGTTTTGAATTCACAAAGAATACAAAAATATGCCGCTGTCTTCTGATAGACATATTATTGATGAACAGTTCAGCAAGAAGTTGCGGCAACACAAGTCGCACCCATCAGGCAAAGTGTGGAATCATTTGACTGATGATCTTCATTTGGCAGCGAGGCGTAATCAGAATGGCAGGCGTTTCTTGCTGGTAGCATTGTTGCTTTTACTTGGTTCCGGTGGCGTATTGATTAACTCAAACATTCATCCGGGAAAGATTGTTTCAAGTAAGTTGATACCTCAACATTCAGCAAATGATTTTTTCATAACATCAGGCACATCGAAAGTGATACCATTTGAAAAGGCGGTGGAATCGAATAGTGAGAAGGCGTCCGAAAGGAATACCAGCAGCAATGATCAGGAAATGCCACTTGTTACTGCTACAGCT contains:
- a CDS encoding TerC family protein, with translation MFDFLMTADGWVSLLTLVFMEIILGIDNIIFISLIADRLPKHQQQRGRAIGLSLALIVRILLLFSISWLTHLTEPVATFGAFALSARDIILIAGGLFLLYKTTREIHEKIEHVDEQEKNLKGKNTFGSVIIQIIIIDVVFSVDSILTAVGLVDHVSIMVIAVIAAMGFMLVFSKWVSEFINKHPTIKMLALSFLLMIGILLVADGLHYHIEKQYLYFAMAFSFLVEFLNMRVRKKKSPKM
- a CDS encoding branched-chain amino acid aminotransferase, whose translation is MKYPFHIERTETSRLGTVNFKELAFGKLYGDHMFVAECRQGRWSDCKIIPYGNLSFSPASSALHYGQIIFEGMKAYKDTYGNPQLFRPERNHKRFNASAARMGMAEIPGELWHDALHELISLDHEWIPEEQGCSLYVRPFMFATDRFIGIRPTEFFKFLIITSPAGSYYSKPVKVIASDHYVRAFAGGVGFAKAAGNYGATMLPLKEAQKQGFDQVLWTDGIEHKYAQEIGTMNVFFVVDGVAITPNLDGTILDGVTRDSVKELLKSYGTKVEERKISLDELSDAHKKGLFTEAFGAGTAASITAISHIGYKGAVMELPPIDETTFSARLKQDLEDIKTSRVPDPFGWVVKVKSKLVLEEV
- the rdgB gene encoding RdgB/HAM1 family non-canonical purine NTP pyrophosphatase, with protein sequence MMHTLIFATQNRFKRDEVQAMLGNDIHVLSLSDLYYEGELPETHETLEENALEKAQFISNKFSMDCFSEDTGLEIDALNGEPGVYSARYAGNGKSATDNIERVLRKMSGEKNRKAKFRTIVCLILKDQIHYFEGIVKGIISEDITGNSGFGYDPVFIPEGSNKTFATMSKEEKNRTSHRRIAVERMKEFLKTHNHSDSHPGP
- a CDS encoding RNA polymerase sigma factor, translating into MRLWGKDKISEQQLIEGCITGDRKMHEEFYKVFAPRMFSICLRYAGDYCQAEDMLQEGFIRAYANLHKFRNEGSFEGWMKRVFVNTAIEGYRKNQVTRNMMEVEDMKNDLVQQDDFHHLSANDLLNMVQRLAPGYRTIFNLYAIEGYSHQEIADLLSINIGTSKSQLARARYLLQKMVLNSQRIQKYAAVF